The proteins below are encoded in one region of Microbispora sp. NBC_01189:
- a CDS encoding GntR family transcriptional regulator — protein sequence MELADVRRRRADRARQVADLLRCEIVRGGFDGGHLPLEAALAREFGASRNTVRDALDLLRDEGLIARCPGVGTTVAAEKYPHGLYRLLGLAETLREHGEVTNEVRAMGLVPPPAAVRQRLDLPEGEPVVYIERLRRLDGLPLSLDLTYLVRELGEPLFDADLVHNDVFVLLEQVAGRPLGAAELTIEAVNADAHTAAVLDAPRGAALLMVERLTHLSDGRPVDLEFVRFRGDRLTMRGHLWRNTDDPGQ from the coding sequence ATGGAGCTGGCGGATGTGAGGCGGCGGCGGGCGGACCGGGCCCGCCAGGTGGCCGACCTGCTGCGGTGCGAGATCGTGCGCGGTGGTTTCGACGGTGGCCACCTGCCCCTGGAGGCCGCTCTCGCCCGGGAGTTCGGGGCCTCGCGCAACACCGTCAGAGACGCCCTCGACCTGCTCAGGGACGAGGGCCTCATCGCGCGGTGCCCGGGAGTGGGCACCACGGTCGCGGCGGAGAAGTACCCGCACGGCCTCTACCGGCTGCTCGGCCTGGCCGAGACGCTCCGGGAGCACGGCGAGGTGACGAACGAGGTCCGCGCCATGGGCCTCGTCCCGCCCCCCGCCGCGGTCCGGCAGCGGCTCGACCTGCCCGAGGGCGAGCCCGTCGTCTACATCGAGCGGCTGCGCCGGCTCGACGGGCTGCCGCTCTCGCTCGACCTGACCTATCTCGTACGCGAGCTCGGCGAGCCGCTCTTCGACGCCGACCTCGTGCACAACGACGTGTTCGTGCTCCTGGAGCAGGTCGCCGGCCGGCCGCTCGGCGCGGCGGAGCTCACCATCGAGGCCGTCAACGCCGACGCCCACACCGCCGCCGTCCTCGACGCGCCGCGCGGAGCGGCGCTGCTGATGGTCGAGCGCCTCACCCACCTCTCCGACGGCCGCCCCGTGGACCTGGAGTTCGTCCGGTTCCGTGGCGACCGCCTCACCATGCGTGGCCATCTCTGGAGGAACACCGATGACCCTGGTCAATAG
- a CDS encoding ABC transporter ATP-binding protein, whose amino-acid sequence MTAAVATARETGLAIRLEGVSLGYGRHAVLEDLHLDVAPGEVLVIVGPSGSGKSTILRAVAGLLTPRAGRVLAQGVPVTGPSPDRAMVFQDDALLPWRTVRRNVELPLRIRGVPRRERGPAAESWIARVGLAGWEDRLPRALSGGMRQRVQLARSLAAAPRAVLMDEPFGALDAQTRAEMQRLLLDVLRDTAATVVFVTHDVDEALLLADRVVVLGRGGIGRVLPVPGPRTPETDRAGLRARIIEEL is encoded by the coding sequence ATGACCGCCGCCGTCGCGACCGCCCGGGAGACGGGGCTCGCCATCCGGCTGGAGGGCGTGTCCCTCGGCTACGGGCGGCACGCCGTACTGGAGGACCTTCACCTCGACGTCGCCCCCGGCGAGGTCCTGGTGATCGTCGGACCGTCCGGTTCGGGCAAGTCCACGATCCTGCGGGCCGTCGCCGGGCTGCTGACCCCGCGCGCCGGCCGGGTCCTGGCCCAGGGCGTTCCGGTCACCGGGCCGTCGCCCGACCGCGCGATGGTCTTCCAGGACGACGCGCTGCTGCCCTGGCGCACGGTCCGGCGCAACGTCGAGCTGCCGCTGCGCATCCGCGGCGTGCCGAGGCGGGAGCGCGGGCCGGCCGCCGAGAGCTGGATCGCCCGCGTCGGCCTCGCCGGCTGGGAGGACCGGCTGCCTCGGGCGCTGTCCGGCGGCATGCGGCAGCGCGTGCAGCTCGCGAGGTCCCTGGCCGCCGCCCCGCGCGCCGTGCTCATGGACGAGCCCTTCGGCGCGCTGGACGCGCAGACCCGGGCCGAGATGCAGCGCCTGCTGCTGGACGTGCTCCGCGACACGGCCGCCACGGTCGTCTTCGTCACCCACGACGTGGACGAGGCCCTGCTGCTCGCTGACCGGGTCGTGGTGCTCGGGCGCGGCGGCATCGGACGCGTCCTGCCCGTGCCCGGCCCGCGCACCCCTGAGACCGACCGTGCCGGGCTGCGCGCCCGGATCATCGAGGAGCTGTGA
- a CDS encoding ABC transporter permease, with product MSTPAPAASLAATSPAVGSPGSESPGSDSPAADSPAAESPGSESPGADSPASGAVPAARPGRPVRGRATAAGLRRWAVRPVSLVVVVALWQWLTTADVRAGLRFDRLPSPVEVAAELARQLTGGLYYLDLAQSMIRILTGFALASVAGIALGVLVARSRWAADVLLPPVEVVRPIPAIALVPIAILVFPTDEQGIVFITFAAAFFPIMVSTRHAVRALPTLWEDAVRTMGGGRAHVLWHVVLPGTLPGVFGGLSVGMGVAWICVISAEMISGEFGVGYRTWHAYTVVDYPAVLVGMASIGVLGWLTSASIELLGRRLTRWLPRAEERAEERAEERAEEAVR from the coding sequence GTGAGCACCCCGGCGCCGGCCGCGTCCCTCGCCGCCACGTCCCCGGCCGTCGGGTCACCTGGCTCGGAGTCACCTGGCTCGGACTCCCCGGCCGCGGACTCCCCGGCCGCGGAGTCCCCGGGTTCGGAGTCGCCTGGCGCGGACTCCCCGGCCTCCGGCGCCGTCCCAGCGGCGCGGCCGGGACGGCCCGTACGCGGCCGGGCGACCGCGGCCGGGCTGCGCAGATGGGCGGTGCGGCCGGTGTCCCTGGTGGTCGTCGTCGCGCTGTGGCAGTGGCTGACCACCGCCGACGTCCGCGCCGGGCTGCGGTTCGACCGCCTGCCCTCGCCGGTGGAGGTCGCGGCGGAGCTCGCCCGGCAGCTCACCGGTGGGCTCTACTATCTCGATCTGGCCCAGAGCATGATCCGCATCCTCACCGGGTTCGCGCTGGCGTCAGTGGCCGGCATCGCCCTGGGCGTGCTGGTCGCGCGGTCCCGGTGGGCGGCCGACGTGCTGCTGCCGCCCGTCGAGGTCGTCCGGCCGATCCCGGCGATCGCCCTCGTCCCGATCGCGATCCTGGTGTTCCCCACCGACGAGCAGGGCATCGTGTTCATCACGTTCGCCGCGGCGTTCTTCCCGATCATGGTGAGCACGCGGCACGCCGTACGGGCCCTGCCGACGCTGTGGGAGGACGCGGTCCGCACCATGGGCGGCGGGCGCGCGCACGTGCTGTGGCACGTCGTGCTCCCCGGCACGCTGCCGGGCGTCTTCGGAGGGCTGTCGGTCGGCATGGGCGTCGCCTGGATCTGCGTGATCTCCGCCGAGATGATCTCCGGCGAGTTCGGCGTCGGCTACCGGACCTGGCACGCGTACACGGTGGTCGACTACCCGGCGGTGCTCGTCGGCATGGCGTCGATCGGGGTGCTCGGGTGGCTCACCTCCGCCTCCATCGAACTGCTCGGCCGGCGCCTCACCCGATGGCTGCCCAGAGCCGAGGAGAGGGCCGAGGAGAGGGCCGAGGAGAGGGCTGAGGAGGCCGTCCGATGA
- a CDS encoding saccharopine dehydrogenase family protein has protein sequence MRVLLVGAGGVGTAITRIAARRSFFEHMVVADYDLSRAEAAVAALGEAGARFSACRADAGDEAAVAALLAEHHCDVLLNATDPRFVMPLFRAALAVGAHYLDMAMSLSRPHPDHPHEECGVKLGDAQFATAAEWERAGRLALVGMGVEPGLSDVFARYAADELFDHIEEIGVRDGADLTVDGYDFAPSFNIWTTIEECLNPPVVYEAGRGWFTTPPFSEPEVFDFPEGIGPVECVNVEHEEVLLMPRWIDAERVTFKYGLGAEFIDTLRTLHLLGLDRTEPVQIAAGGGTAVKVSPRDVVAACLPDPATLGERMRGKTCAGTWVKGTKDGGPREVYLYHVVDNQWSMREYGSQAVVWQTAVNPVVALELMVSGAWSGAGVLGPEAFPPRPFLDLLTAYGTPWGLREQ, from the coding sequence ATGCGTGTGCTGCTTGTCGGAGCCGGTGGAGTGGGTACGGCGATCACCCGGATCGCGGCCCGCAGATCCTTCTTCGAGCACATGGTCGTCGCCGACTACGACCTGTCCCGGGCCGAGGCGGCCGTCGCCGCGCTCGGGGAGGCGGGCGCCCGCTTCAGCGCGTGCCGGGCCGACGCGGGAGACGAGGCCGCGGTCGCGGCGCTGCTGGCGGAGCACCACTGCGACGTCCTGCTCAACGCCACTGACCCGCGGTTCGTCATGCCGTTGTTCCGGGCGGCGCTGGCTGTAGGAGCGCACTACCTGGACATGGCGATGTCGCTGTCGCGGCCTCATCCGGATCACCCGCACGAGGAGTGCGGGGTCAAGCTGGGCGACGCCCAGTTCGCGACGGCCGCCGAATGGGAGCGGGCGGGCCGGCTCGCGCTGGTCGGCATGGGCGTGGAGCCGGGGTTGTCCGACGTGTTCGCCCGGTACGCCGCCGACGAGCTCTTCGACCACATCGAGGAGATCGGCGTGCGGGACGGCGCCGACCTCACCGTCGACGGATACGACTTCGCGCCGTCGTTCAACATCTGGACCACGATCGAGGAGTGCCTCAACCCCCCGGTCGTCTACGAGGCCGGCCGGGGATGGTTCACCACCCCGCCCTTCAGCGAGCCCGAGGTGTTCGACTTTCCCGAGGGCATCGGCCCGGTCGAGTGCGTCAACGTCGAGCACGAGGAGGTCCTCCTCATGCCCCGCTGGATCGACGCCGAGCGGGTGACCTTCAAGTACGGGCTGGGCGCGGAGTTCATCGACACGCTGCGGACCCTGCACCTGCTGGGGCTGGACCGCACCGAGCCCGTCCAGATCGCCGCCGGGGGCGGCACCGCCGTCAAGGTGTCCCCGCGGGACGTGGTCGCGGCGTGCCTGCCCGACCCGGCGACCCTCGGGGAGCGCATGCGCGGCAAGACGTGCGCGGGCACCTGGGTCAAGGGCACCAAGGACGGCGGCCCGCGCGAGGTGTACCTCTACCACGTGGTCGACAACCAGTGGTCCATGCGCGAGTACGGCTCCCAGGCGGTGGTGTGGCAGACCGCCGTCAACCCGGTCGTGGCCCTCGAACTGATGGTCTCCGGCGCCTGGTCCGGCGCCGGAGTCCTGGGGCCCGAGGCCTTCCCGCCGCGGCCCTTCCTCGACCTGCTCACCGCGTACGGCACCCCCTGGGGCCTGCGCGAGCAGTGA
- a CDS encoding ABC transporter substrate-binding protein, producing MRKIFATVALLATAGGALSGCSVSAGADDGRETVVVGYQSKTINTVTAGTLLRGLGYFEKRLGGRFRVEWQDYDTGAPITAKMVAGKIDIGSMGDYPLLINASRTQGVSAARTRLVSVTGYNLRGGLNSVVVAPSSKARTLADLKGAKVSASSGSAGHGTLVQALERAGLDPAGDVEVVNQQPPVGASALQSGNVQGYAQFVAWPGLLVFKNQARLVYDGSALDVPTFHGVVVREAYAKERPDVLQAFLRAQIDATRYLHEHPVEAAEEVANATGLPPEVVYLYNGRDGIATFDVTLKSRLLAALDHDQKYLKSIGTDFTGVDVAKFADDSSLRKAYGASYDADAAGTVNAARIGGTDAACGTTAGDPAKAGELWLTGEDTLRPAATPTCLLRQIAAATSGGGSVRAAYVPDAATGTHWFADRSVWVRDRAAEENERFKPFTTRDGAEAFVQEHPRAAVVGYDEALKAAAEGASR from the coding sequence ATGCGCAAGATCTTCGCCACCGTGGCGCTGCTGGCCACGGCCGGCGGCGCCCTCTCCGGCTGCTCCGTCTCCGCGGGCGCCGACGACGGCAGGGAGACCGTGGTCGTCGGATACCAGTCGAAGACCATCAACACGGTGACGGCCGGGACGCTGCTGCGCGGCCTCGGCTACTTCGAGAAGCGCCTCGGCGGCAGGTTCCGGGTCGAGTGGCAGGACTACGACACCGGCGCCCCGATCACCGCGAAGATGGTGGCCGGCAAGATCGACATCGGGTCGATGGGCGACTACCCGCTCCTCATCAACGCCTCCCGCACCCAGGGCGTGTCCGCCGCGCGCACCCGGCTCGTGTCGGTGACCGGCTACAACCTGCGCGGCGGGCTCAACTCGGTGGTGGTCGCCCCGTCGTCGAAGGCGCGTACGCTGGCCGACCTGAAGGGCGCGAAGGTGTCGGCCAGCTCCGGATCGGCGGGCCACGGCACGCTCGTCCAGGCGCTGGAGCGGGCCGGGCTCGACCCCGCCGGCGACGTGGAGGTCGTGAACCAGCAGCCGCCGGTGGGCGCCTCCGCGCTGCAGTCGGGCAACGTGCAGGGATACGCCCAGTTCGTGGCATGGCCGGGGCTGCTCGTCTTCAAGAACCAGGCCCGGCTCGTCTACGACGGGTCGGCGCTCGACGTGCCGACGTTCCACGGCGTCGTGGTGCGCGAGGCGTACGCGAAGGAGCGGCCCGACGTGCTCCAGGCGTTCCTGCGGGCGCAGATCGACGCCACGAGGTATCTCCACGAGCACCCCGTCGAGGCCGCCGAGGAGGTCGCCAATGCGACCGGGTTGCCGCCCGAGGTCGTCTACCTCTACAACGGGCGCGACGGCATCGCCACGTTCGACGTCACGCTGAAGTCCCGGCTCCTGGCCGCGCTGGACCACGACCAGAAGTATCTGAAGTCCATCGGCACCGACTTCACCGGCGTCGACGTGGCGAAGTTCGCCGACGACTCCTCCCTCAGGAAGGCGTACGGCGCCTCCTACGACGCCGACGCCGCGGGCACCGTCAACGCGGCGCGCATCGGCGGGACCGACGCCGCCTGCGGCACCACGGCCGGCGACCCCGCGAAGGCGGGCGAGCTGTGGCTGACGGGGGAGGACACGCTCCGTCCCGCGGCCACGCCGACCTGCCTGCTGCGGCAGATCGCCGCCGCCACCTCGGGCGGCGGGTCCGTACGGGCGGCGTACGTGCCCGACGCGGCCACGGGCACGCACTGGTTCGCGGACCGGTCGGTCTGGGTGCGCGACCGCGCCGCAGAGGAGAACGAGAGGTTCAAGCCCTTCACCACCCGCGACGGCGCGGAGGCGTTCGTGCAGGAGCACCCCCGGGCGGCGGTCGTCGGCTACGACGAGGCGCTGAAGGCCGCGGCGGAAGGTGCGTCGCGGTGA
- the mftA gene encoding mycofactocin precursor MftA (Mycofactocin is a small molecule electron carrier derived from the final two amino acids, Val-Tyr, of MftA, the mycofactocin precursor. It plays a role in redox homeostasis and the metabolism of alcohols and aldehydes in Actinobacteria, including Mycobacterium tuberculosis.), with translation MFQQKGEFASFEFARTEWTQIEPTRIATVAAVFPSPTSRERRRFREDAPARLSPHEYPENPLNPETPLNPETPLNPEDHVPRPEEGAAMEETTVPAEATEELTAETLIEEVSIDGMCGVY, from the coding sequence GTGTTTCAGCAGAAAGGCGAGTTCGCCTCCTTCGAGTTCGCTCGAACCGAGTGGACTCAGATCGAGCCCACTCGAATCGCGACCGTCGCGGCGGTATTCCCTTCCCCCACATCACGAGAGCGCCGGCGGTTCCGCGAGGACGCCCCTGCCCGCCTCTCGCCACACGAATATCCCGAAAACCCGCTCAACCCAGAAACACCGCTCAACCCAGAAACACCGCTCAACCCGGAAGACCACGTTCCGCGCCCCGAGGAAGGAGCAGCCATGGAGGAGACGACCGTTCCGGCCGAGGCGACGGAGGAGCTGACGGCGGAGACGCTGATCGAAGAGGTGTCGATCGACGGCATGTGCGGCGTCTACTGA
- the mftC gene encoding mycofactocin radical SAM maturase (MftC is a radical SAM/SPASM enzyme that catalyzes the first two steps in biosynthesis of the electron carrier mycofactocin from the terminal Val-Tyr dipeptide of the precursor peptide MftA.) codes for MTDPLDEAWELSPRVALRPEPFGALAYHFGNRRLTFLKRPELVSVLRDLSGEPDARAALTRAGVPAGRWPAYAEALRGLAGADMIRPRGRAETNRARPAQGTAAQGTAAQGTAGQSTAGQTIAAQSGAAHIAAAQAGPARSGTVSGSLAKRFEYGLAAPICLTWELTYACNLSCVHCLSSSGRRDPRELATAQCEAVIDELQAMQVFYVNIGGGEPTVRPDFWHLVQYAVNHQVGVKFSTNGTRLTPERARFLAATDYVDVQVSLDGATPEVNDRVRGSGSYETALRALDNLAAAGFADAKLSVVVTRENAGQLDEFKAIADERGATLRLTRLRPSGRGADVWDELHPTAAQQRDLYEWLLRAGEDVLTGDSFFHLAGYGEALPGLNLCGAGRVVCLIDPLGDVYACPFAIHDRFRAGNVLADGGFAAVWRESELFGDLRSPQTSGACTGCEFFDSCRGGCMAAKFFTGLPLDGPDPECVQGHAAAALAAGGRTVPRPSQDHSRRPGARRAGAGPVPVRIGRRPSPAAPPVHACAESPLAGFTPSSDV; via the coding sequence ATGACCGATCCCCTGGACGAGGCCTGGGAGCTGTCTCCCCGGGTGGCCCTGCGACCGGAGCCGTTCGGGGCGCTGGCCTACCACTTCGGCAACCGGCGGCTGACCTTCCTCAAGCGCCCCGAGCTGGTCTCGGTGCTCCGCGACCTCTCCGGCGAGCCCGACGCCCGTGCCGCGCTGACCCGCGCCGGCGTTCCCGCCGGCCGGTGGCCCGCGTACGCGGAGGCCCTGAGGGGCCTCGCCGGCGCGGACATGATCAGGCCGCGCGGGCGGGCGGAGACGAACCGGGCCCGCCCGGCCCAGGGCACAGCAGCACAGGGCACGGCAGCACAGGGCACGGCAGGCCAGAGCACCGCAGGCCAGACCATCGCGGCTCAGAGCGGGGCGGCGCACATCGCGGCAGCGCAGGCCGGTCCGGCGCGGTCAGGGACGGTGAGCGGGTCGCTGGCCAAGCGGTTCGAGTACGGCCTGGCCGCCCCCATCTGCCTGACCTGGGAGCTCACCTACGCCTGCAACCTGTCGTGCGTACACTGCCTGTCGTCGTCGGGCCGGCGTGACCCGCGTGAGCTCGCCACCGCCCAGTGCGAGGCGGTGATCGACGAGCTGCAGGCGATGCAGGTCTTCTACGTCAACATCGGCGGCGGCGAGCCGACCGTGCGGCCCGACTTCTGGCACCTCGTGCAGTACGCCGTGAACCACCAGGTCGGGGTGAAGTTCTCGACCAACGGGACGCGCCTCACGCCCGAGCGGGCGCGGTTCCTTGCCGCCACGGACTACGTCGACGTCCAGGTGTCGCTCGACGGCGCCACCCCCGAGGTCAACGACCGCGTCCGCGGCTCCGGGTCGTACGAGACGGCGCTGCGGGCGCTCGACAACCTCGCCGCGGCCGGGTTCGCCGACGCGAAGCTCTCGGTGGTCGTGACCCGCGAGAACGCGGGCCAGCTCGACGAGTTCAAGGCCATCGCCGACGAGCGCGGGGCGACGCTCCGGCTCACCCGGCTGCGCCCGTCGGGGCGGGGCGCCGACGTGTGGGACGAGCTGCATCCGACGGCGGCCCAGCAGCGCGACCTGTACGAGTGGCTGCTGCGCGCGGGCGAGGACGTGCTCACCGGCGACTCGTTCTTCCACCTCGCGGGGTACGGCGAGGCGCTGCCGGGGCTGAACCTGTGCGGCGCGGGCCGGGTGGTCTGCCTGATCGACCCCCTGGGTGACGTGTACGCCTGCCCGTTCGCGATCCACGACCGCTTCCGCGCCGGCAACGTGCTCGCCGACGGCGGGTTCGCCGCCGTGTGGCGGGAGTCGGAGCTGTTCGGCGACCTGCGGTCGCCGCAGACCTCGGGCGCGTGCACCGGATGCGAGTTCTTCGACTCGTGCCGGGGCGGGTGCATGGCGGCCAAGTTCTTCACCGGCCTGCCGCTGGACGGGCCCGACCCCGAATGCGTGCAGGGACACGCCGCCGCCGCGCTCGCGGCGGGCGGCCGTACGGTGCCCCGGCCCAGCCAGGACCACTCCCGTCGCCCCGGCGCCCGGCGGGCCGGAGCCGGGCCGGTTCCGGTGCGCATCGGACGCCGTCCCTCCCCCGCCGCACCGCCCGTGCACGCGTGCGCGGAGAGCCCGCTCGCCGGGTTCACCCCCTCATCCGACGTGTAG
- a CDS encoding TetR/AcrR family transcriptional regulator, with product MPKPVVGESSRRRRRPTKSGVVLSEGLIVRTALRMLREHGPAGLTVRRLGLALGADPSTLYRYFRGVDDLTLAIGDLLIGRAMDGWRGGGDWRAGLRDLGLRIHAAYLEHPQAAVLTASRISGKAHEIAADEAILGLLRGAGFPDHVAVGVYHTFIDMTLAFAALDAASLALPAEARDADEEIWRATYARLPRDTHPNIAAVAPLLVAHMNDSAYPAALEMLLDSAASRLRRSMSPSARPGRD from the coding sequence GTGCCGAAGCCGGTGGTGGGCGAGTCGTCGCGCCGGAGGCGCCGTCCGACGAAAAGCGGGGTGGTCCTCTCCGAGGGCCTGATCGTGCGGACCGCGCTGCGCATGCTGCGCGAGCACGGCCCCGCCGGGCTCACCGTACGGCGGCTCGGTCTCGCCCTGGGAGCCGACCCCAGCACCCTCTACCGTTACTTCAGGGGCGTCGACGACCTGACCCTCGCCATCGGCGACCTGCTCATCGGGCGGGCGATGGACGGCTGGCGCGGCGGCGGCGACTGGCGCGCCGGCCTTCGCGACCTGGGCCTGCGCATCCACGCCGCCTACCTCGAGCACCCGCAGGCCGCGGTGCTGACCGCCAGCCGCATCAGCGGCAAGGCGCACGAGATCGCGGCCGACGAGGCGATTCTCGGGCTGCTGCGCGGCGCCGGGTTCCCCGACCATGTGGCGGTCGGCGTCTACCACACCTTCATCGACATGACGTTGGCCTTCGCGGCGCTGGACGCGGCCTCCCTGGCGCTGCCCGCCGAGGCGCGCGACGCCGACGAGGAGATCTGGCGGGCGACCTACGCCCGCCTGCCCCGGGACACCCACCCCAACATCGCGGCGGTCGCCCCCCTGCTGGTCGCCCACATGAACGACAGCGCCTACCCCGCCGCCCTGGAAATGCTCCTCGACAGCGCCGCGTCGCGGCTCAGGCGCTCCATGTCCCCGTCGGCTCGGCCCGGCCGGGACTGA
- a CDS encoding indolepyruvate ferredoxin oxidoreductase subunit alpha, whose translation MTLVNSRVDVPVTIDESLCIEGCTLCVDVCPLDSLAIHEVSGKAYMHVDECWYCGPCADRCPADAVTVNIPYLLR comes from the coding sequence ATGACCCTGGTCAATAGCCGCGTCGACGTGCCCGTGACGATCGACGAGTCGCTGTGCATCGAGGGCTGCACGCTGTGCGTGGACGTCTGCCCGCTCGACTCGCTGGCCATCCACGAGGTCAGCGGCAAGGCCTATATGCACGTGGACGAGTGCTGGTACTGCGGCCCCTGCGCCGACCGGTGCCCCGCCGACGCCGTCACGGTGAACATCCCCTACCTGCTCCGATAG
- the mftD gene encoding pre-mycofactocin synthase MftD (MftD, an enzyme found in the mycofactocin biosynthesis locus, performs an oxidative deamination of 3-amino-5-[(p-hydroxyphenyl)methyl]-4,4-dimethyl-2-pyrrolidinone (AHDP). The resulting compound, now called pre-mycofactocin (PMFT), is a biologically active redox cofactor that can oxidize the non-exchangeable NADH of TIGR03971 family SDR-type oxidoreductases.), with product MAANAWFETVAEAQRRARRHLPKSVYSALLAGSERGRTYHDNTAAFAELGFAPHVADLPAKRDLATTVMGQQISLPVLISPTGVQAVHPDGEVAMARAAAARGTVMGLSNFASKPVEEVVAANPQTFFQMYWMGTRETMAAHMERARAAGVKGLIVTLDWTFSHGRDWGSPWIPDRLDLKALARFAPQGLTRPRWLLGFARTGRLPDLTVPNVAEPGRPAPTFFGAYGEWMRTPPPGWEDVRWMREQWDGPFMLKGVSRLDDARRAVDAGVTAISVSNHGGNNLDGTPATIRLLPGIARVVGDQAEVLLDGGVRRGGDVVKALALGARAVMIGRASLWGLAANGQAGVENVLDVLRGGIDSALLGLGRASIHDLEPGDVLVPPGFTREIGATREIGAGGEIGSPRDA from the coding sequence GTGGCCGCGAACGCCTGGTTCGAGACGGTTGCGGAGGCGCAGCGCAGGGCGCGGCGCCACCTGCCGAAGTCGGTGTACTCCGCGCTGCTCGCCGGTTCCGAAAGGGGCCGGACGTACCACGACAACACGGCCGCCTTCGCCGAACTCGGCTTCGCGCCGCACGTGGCCGACCTGCCCGCCAAGCGCGACCTGGCCACCACCGTCATGGGACAGCAGATCTCCCTGCCGGTGCTCATCTCCCCCACCGGGGTGCAGGCCGTGCATCCCGACGGGGAGGTCGCGATGGCGCGCGCCGCGGCGGCGCGCGGCACGGTCATGGGGCTGAGCAACTTCGCGAGCAAGCCCGTCGAGGAGGTCGTGGCCGCCAACCCGCAGACCTTCTTCCAGATGTACTGGATGGGCACCCGGGAGACCATGGCCGCGCACATGGAGCGGGCCCGCGCCGCCGGGGTCAAGGGGCTGATCGTGACCCTGGACTGGACGTTCTCCCACGGCAGGGACTGGGGCAGCCCCTGGATCCCCGACCGCCTGGACCTGAAGGCGCTCGCCCGCTTCGCGCCGCAGGGCCTGACCCGGCCGCGCTGGCTGCTCGGCTTCGCCAGGACCGGCCGCCTGCCCGACCTCACCGTTCCCAACGTGGCGGAGCCCGGCCGTCCCGCCCCGACGTTCTTCGGCGCGTACGGCGAGTGGATGCGGACCCCGCCGCCCGGCTGGGAGGACGTGCGGTGGATGCGCGAGCAGTGGGACGGCCCGTTCATGCTCAAAGGCGTCTCCCGGCTCGACGACGCCCGCCGCGCGGTGGACGCCGGGGTCACCGCGATCTCGGTGTCGAACCACGGCGGCAACAACCTGGACGGCACGCCCGCGACCATCCGGCTGCTCCCGGGCATCGCGCGGGTGGTCGGTGACCAGGCCGAGGTCCTGCTCGACGGCGGCGTACGGCGCGGGGGCGACGTGGTCAAGGCGCTCGCACTCGGCGCGCGGGCCGTGATGATCGGACGCGCCTCGCTGTGGGGCCTCGCGGCGAACGGCCAGGCGGGGGTGGAGAACGTGCTCGACGTCCTCAGGGGTGGCATCGACTCGGCACTGCTCGGGCTGGGCCGCGCATCGATCCACGACCTGGAGCCCGGCGACGTGCTGGTCCCGCCGGGCTTCACCCGGGAGATCGGGGCCACTCGCGAGATCGGGGCCGGCGGGGAGATCGGGTCTCCGCGCGATGCGTGA